The genomic DNA GCGGTTTTTTAGAGGGCTGGAATGGCTTTGTCATCGCAAAACTTTATAGCGAATATACATTTTGGAAGTATATAAAATGAAAATTTTAGTAATGAAATTTAGAAATATCGGCGATGTCTTACTCACGACTCCTTTGTTAGAAAATTTAAAACACTATTATCCGGATTCAAAGATACATTTTGCTTTAAATAAAGGCTGCGAGGCGATGATAGAAGGCAATCCAAATATAGATAAAATACATATTTACGATAGAAATGAAATAAAAAAGAAAAATGCTTTTAGGCGTATTTATCTTGAGTATAAATTTGCAAAATCTCTAAAAAATGAGAAATTCGATATCGTTATCCAAACTACAAAAGGAGACCGAGGTCTCATCATAGCTAAATTTTGCTGTGCAAAAACAGTCGTATCATACTTAGCTAAAAATCGTATTTTTAATAAATTTATAACTCACAAAATAAAAGAACAAGGATCTACGCATACGGTACTAGCGAATTTGGACGCACTCAAAGCTTTAGGATATGAGCCAAAAAACGCTAGAGTTAAAATCTATTTTGATGACTATTCACAAGATTCTAAATTTAAAAATATACCAAATAGATTTATTCATATTCATCCTATGAGCAGATGGCTTTTTAAATGTATAGATGATGAAACTTTGGCTAAAATCATAGATTTTTGTGAACTAAATTTAAATCACAAAGTAGTATTAACCTGTGATAAAAACCCGGTCGAACTTGAAAAAATACAAAATATACTTAAGAACTGCAGTGCAAAACCGGTACTATTTTTAGGAAATTTAAATTTAAAAGAAGTAGCGTTTTTAAGCTCAAAATCGGAACTATTTATAGGAGTAGATACTGCGATCATGCATATAGCAGCGGCAAATAATGTGCCTTGCATAGCGTTTTTTGGACCTAGCGGGGCATTTCATTGGGGACCTTGGGATAACTCTTGTCTAAAAAGCGGATATACGCAAAAAAACGGTATTCAAACAATGGGCAAACACAAAGTTATTCAAAAAAACCTATATTGCGTTCCTTGCGGAAAAGATGGTTGTAATGGCTCAAAAAGGAGCGATTGTCTTATAAATTTAGATTTAAATTTAATAAAAAACAGCATATCTCAATTCTTCAAAGCCGAGTAAAAACTTCCTAAAATATCATTTTGATATATGAATAGCGTCTTTTTTAACCACTTATAATCTTTTTTAACTGCAACTCTTTTTATATATTTTAAATTATTGTCAGGTTTATTTATACCTCGTTTTGTGGTATAAAATATCTCATAACCGATCTCTTTTGCAGCTTGTAATCTGCTTTTATCATATTGCCCGCGCGGCCAACAAAGATGGGCGTCATCAAATCCTAAACGATCTTTTATGATCTTTTTACAAGCAAAAATATCATCTTCAAATCTTAAATTTCCAAAATAAGCATCATCGTGTCCATTAGTATGAGAGTGAAAATCAAAAACATCTTTCATTTTTTCCACCTCGTCCCAGTTTAAAAACAAACCAGCAGTATCGCTGATAATTTTTTGTTTTGCTTCTTTATGCGATAACGGTCTAAACTCAGCTTTTCTAAGTGCATTTTGCTCACTTGCTTTTTCTATCCAGCTAGTCACTAAAAACAGAGTCGCATTTAAACCGTACTTTTTCAAAATAGGATAAGCGTAGTAATAATTATCTCGCCAACCATCATCAAAAGTTATAAAAATACTCTTTTTAGGTAGTTTAAGCTCACCTTTTTTAAATTTCAAAAACTCATCTGAACTTAAAGTTTTATAACCATTTTGACTAAGAAACCTCATTTGAGACTCAAATTCATTAAGACTGCTAGCGATAAATCCTGATTTTGGCAAAACATGATGATACATAAGAACGGTTATACTCATATCTAATCTTTTTATAATAAAAAAAATAGTATTCTTACAAAAAACAGAGGTTGAATTTGTACGTTATATACTACTTTTTACTATATCCTTTTTTATTGATTTTAGCATTTTTTCGCAAAAAAACAGATAAAATATTAATTATTCAAACAGCCAAAATCGGAGATTATGCCAACTCTACAATTATTTTTGGCGAAGCTAGCAGCACTAAAGGTGGTAAATTTGATATTGTTTTAGATGAAATTAATATTAATTTTGCAAATTACGACTCTAGAATAGAAAATAAATTTATAATAAACCGATATAAAAAAGGGGTTAAAAAGTTTATTTTGGGTTTTAAACTATTTTTTAAAAGCTATGATAAAATTTATGTTTTGATGCCGAATAATCTAAATTTATTTCTAGCTAAATTCGCTTTTTCAAAGCATATAATTACGATCAGTCACTACAAAAACAGTTCTCTTTTTTACCTACTTTCAAAAAATGCCAAGGTTATTCACCATACAAAAGAAGATTTAACGCTTAAAACATACTTAAAAATGCTTGATTTAGAACTTTTTCAAAATGAGCTTCAAAAAGATATGATTAAAGTTAAAAAAATAGTTCAAAAACCACTATTTATACCCGAAAAGTATGAAAATTTATTTATAAATGAGAATAAATTCAAAATCGGATTGAGTCTTAGTGCCGGAAATAAAATGAAAACGATAATTCCTCAAACATGGGATAAAATATTTGAAATATTAAGCAAATTCGATGTTGAAATTTACATTTTTGGAGTCGGAGATGAGATAAATTTACTTAAAAATACCGACACAAAAAATATAAAAATAGTATCGTTAGTAGATAAAATCAGCCTTAACGAACTGCCTTTTTACATATCAAAAATGAATCTTTATATCTCAAGTGATACCGGAAATTACTACATCGCAGACACTATGGAAGTGCCTACCATATGTTTTATGGGGCCTTGTTTTGCAAGCGAACAAAGAGGCGTATTTAACTCGCTTATCATAAAATCAAATTTACCACCGTTTAGTGCTGTTTTTGATACGATTTATAAAGCGGATGCTAAAAAGTATTTTGAAATCACTCAAAAAGATGAAAAAAATATATATGAATTTATAAATAATCTTTATAAATCTTTTCTATCTGACAAAGATAGTTTTCCAAACTGAAATTAGATATTATAGACATATCTGGTTCTTTGGATGTTGGCTTTTTAAGCTTTTTCAAACATTCTAACAAAGAAACACTATCGCGTTTTACTATATGAAAATTATCTTTATTTGACGAAATATTATAAATTTCTCTGATAACTGATATATCAGAATATATCACTCCAAGTCCGATGCTAAGTCCTTCGATAGCAACTCTAGGCAATCCCTCATCACTTGAAAATCCAAGAATATAATCGCTCTTTGCATAAATTTTATCCATATTTTTTACAAAACCAAGATATTTTACCTTACCTTGTTTTTCTAACACCTGAAGTTTTTGGATAAGTTTTTTATCCACTTCGCCTCCTGCTAGATAAAGCTTAATATCATCTCTTTTTAAACTCAAAAAAGCATCGAAAACAAGGCTGTGTCCTTTAAGACTCAAGAAATTTGCCGGCATAATGATAGAAATATCAGAATTATCCGAGTGTTTATTCGTGGTTAAACCGCTACAAATAACAGGATTATAAACGATATTTTTAGAAATTTCTATCTGATTAGCGTAAAAATCATAAGTTGAATTTGAAACGCTAATAGCTAAAAAATTGAGTTTTTTCAGCTTAGATAGCTTAAAATCTTCTATTTTTGAATTCTTTCTTAAATGCTGGATAACTTTTATGCCAAGCAAATTTGCAGCTTCATTGTAAGCCAAATTCGTTGAAAAATGATTGTTAAGATGCACGGCATGGATGCTCAGACTTTTTAGCAGATCAAAAGCAAATTTTAGATCATTTGTATACAAAACTTTATCCAAAAGTTTTTTCGAAAACACCCTTAAAATCTCTCTTTTCATTTTACAAATCCTATTTTTAGGCTTAAAATATATAAAAGTAGCACCCATTTTATCGATTATCTGCGATATTTTTTTATCACCAACCATATAATCATTTTCAAAATATACATAAATTTTATACTCATTTTTGCCTAATAAAGCACCTAAAAGATATAAAAAACTTTTCGTTCCGCCGCCATATTCAAGCCCGGTATCTATAAATAAAATCTTTTTCATATCATCTCTTTTAGTATATCAAAAACTTCTTTTGCTTCTATTTGTAACATGCAAGCTTGATATTTACACCTTTTTGAAACGCAAATTTCACAAGTTCTTTCTTTTTTTATAAATTTATGTATATCGGTATCAAAATTTGGATTTGAATTTTCAGGCTCTGCTACGATAAATAATGCTATAGTAGGCGTTCTAAGTGCAGCTGCTATATGTAGCGGTCCCGTGTCTGGAGTGATAAAAATATCAAGCCTATCTATCAACGCTGCTGCTTCTTTTATACTAAATTTGCCAGCTAAATTCAAAACATTTTTACTATCAAGCAATTTCTCAAGAGCGTAGCACATATGCTTTTCACTGGGACTTCCGGTTAAAACTATTTTTGCATTAGTCTGTTTTAAAATCAAATCTCCAAGCTCTTTCCAACGCTGTAAAAACCACTGTCTAGAAACCGTACTAGCACCCATTTGAAAACCGATAAATTTCTCGCCGCCGCTTCTTTTTAATATTTTATCTACGTTTTTATAACAACTATCTTCCAAAAATAGCTCAAGTCTCGTATTATCAGAGTTAATTCCTATAAAACTAAGCTGCTCCAGTCTATTTAGAACAATATACCTAAGTTTGCCATAAGCCAAGGTAGAGTTTGAGTGGAAATGGTTGAATTCATTTTTAGAATTTGGCAATTTAAAAATATATTTTATACCGCTAAGAACCGCTAATGGCGTAGCTTGAGGCTCATTTGAATGAAGCAAAAAAGCTATATCTATATTTTTGGATTTCAATATATTTAAAGTCTTGAAAAAACCGCTCCATTTACCATTGTATAAAATTATTTCATCTATAAACGGACTATTTATAAACAGATCCGCGTTTGATGGGTTTAAAAGAGCTATGGCTTTTTTATCTGGATATACCTTTTTAAATTCCCTAAAAACAGGAATGTTAAAAAGCGTGTCTCCTATGGCGGTATTACTAAAAAAACAGACGGTTTTAAAAGATTCGCTTACCAAGTTGGTTTTTATAACTTTTTTATTTCTAAGTAAAAATTTAACGACCAACTCATAAAAATTAATCTTCATTTACCAGCTCTTCATAAATTTGTTGCGTCTTTTTTGCCATAACTTCAGTAGAAAAGCTATCTTTTACATATTTTATACCGTTTTTTGCAAACTCAGCTCTAAGATCTGTGTTTTCTATCAAAATTTTCAAAGCTGTTTTTAGACTTTCTAAATTTCCGTTTTCAAACAAAAGTCCTGTTTGAGCGTCTTTGATAGCTTCTGGTATGCCTCCGACTCTACTTCCTATGCAAGCAACTCCTGCGCTACTTGCTTCTAAGATAGCAGTGCCCAGAGCCTCCATATTTGATGGCAACACAAAGATATCAAGCGAACCTAAAAACTCGCTCACGTTATCTCTATTTCCAAGCATAAATATGTTATTTCTACCGATTATAAGATTTTCTAAGTTCTGTTTTTGAGGCCCGTCGCCGATAATAACCAAAGCTGTTTTAGGTAAGTTTAACTCGTTAAAAGCTTCTACTAAAAGTTTATGATTTTTAGCCGCTCTTAGAACTGCTACTATGCCTATCAATACAGTTTCTTCACTCAACCCTAACTCTTTTTTTAAATTCAATTTAAAATTTTTAGTATATTTTTGAGTATCAACACCTGTGCGGATAACTTCTATCAAATTCTCTTTTACACCACGTCTTACTAGAGACTCTTTAGTAGCATTTGAAACGGCTACTACTTTTGAGCTAAGATTATAACTAAACGGTGATTTTATAGGAGTTTGCAAGTGTCTTGTACGCACGACTTTTACGCCGCAAATTTTACCAACGATAGAGCCGATATTTCCATCTTTTCCAGAATGTGTAGAAATAATCTTAATGCCGTTTTTCTTAACAAACCAGCAAATTTTAATAACAGTAAAAATATTATAAACTTTTTTCAGATTAAACTCCACGAAGCTGCATTTTATAGGTTTTTCAAGAGATTTTGACCCTCTGTTTAATCCGTAAAATACTTTAAATTTACTCTCATCAAGCGCGTTGATAAGACGCATAGTTCTATGCTCTTGCCCACCAAATCCAAGTGAGCTTTCAAGCTCTAATATATTTATCATTTTATCACCTCGTTAACTGCGTCAAATACCGTTTGTATATTTAAATTTGAAGCTACTAGGCTCTCATCTTGAAGACATTTTGCTCCCCACGGCGACCAACGATTTATATTTGTTTTTCCGAGTATTCCTATAGTTTTTACACCGAGCGCCGGTCCAAGATGCATAACACCGCCATCGCACGACAAAAGCAGCTTTGCGCCGCTTAAAAAGTTCGCAAGCTCGTTAAAACTTGATGTTTTTAGGTATTTTATACCGCTTTTCTTGGATATATTTTGTCCAAAATCAGAATCTTCAGCCGTTATAACAACATTATCGAATTTGGATTTTAAGAACCCAGATATGCCCAAAATCTGCTCGTCATTTAGCATATTTTGAGGGATCCTTGAACTAATATGAAAAAATACAAAATCTTTATATTGCTCACTCATACTATCTGGTACGAAAAGTGTTTTTTCACCGTTATAGCATATTCCAAACGACTTTAAACACTCAAAACAGAACATAACTTCATGCTCACCTGAAAATAATATTTTATCACTAACGTGTGATTTGCCATTTTTGTCACCTACTCCGATTATTTTTTTTGCTCTACTAGTTATAGCGAATAATTCGGCAGAAGCGGAGTAGCCGGTGCGAAATATAATCGCAGTGTCATAACCGGTTTTATAAATTTCAAACAGCATTTTAGCTTTACCAAAAACGGCTTTTAGCTTCTGGAGGATTCCTTTTTTATGCTTTGGTTTTGTATAACTATAAATTTTATTTATAAATGGATTATTTTTTATAACGCATTCATTATAACTATTTACTACTATATCGATTTGATCGTTACGAAAATGTTTTCTAAGCGCCTCTATAGCAGGAGTCGTGCAGATAAGATCACCTATATTATCGTTTCTTATAAGCAAAATTTTCATCACTATCCTTTTTATAGTATGAGTTAAGCATCATCACAAATCCAACCATATAAAACATATATAATATTCGTAAGTTAATTGATTCAAATAGCCCTCTCACTCCAAAATATGCAATCACCGACAAAAATATAGCTAGATACATAAGATTTCTTGTTGTTTTAAATTTAGAGTAAGATACCAAAACAAGCCAAAGCACTATAAAAACCAACATTGATGTGCCGAATACACCGTAATAATAGTATTTTCCCACAAAAAAAGGTTCATCGTTCCACCAAAATCTCTCCCCGCTATCTTTATGAATTTGCATCATAGAGATATTTGCTCCTTTGTCATTTTCATCACGTAAAAATGAGTCATACTGATCTTTGCCATACCCTAATCCGACAAAAGCTCTTGGGCTATTTAGCAAAAGCGGAAGTCTCTCTTTTAGTATAAGATCTCTTCCGGAACTATATGATCCTTGCGAAAGCTTGTATTTAGCGATAGATGAGTCAAAAAGTATCAAAAAAATAGCAGAAAAGCAGATGGCTGCAAAAACTACTATGTATTTTAAATTTTTCTTATAAATCTCTTTAAATCCATTTTGATAACTAATAATAAAAAATAGAACGATACAGACAAATCCAGCCAAATAACTACCTCTGGCTCCGGCTAAAACGTCCATAATTATAGGTAAAATTATACATAAAATCAGCGATAAAAACCGTATCGAATTTGATCTAAAAAACAGCATAGATATTAGTCCAAAAGCTAAAAATCTATCTACGTAATCAGCGTAAGCTCTGCTAATAATCCTTCCGCTCTCAAACGTCTCCGCATCGATATCATTGAAATTAAAAAACAGAGGTTTAGAGTAAGAAATCGTAACAAAAATAAAAGCTAAAATAACAGAATAAAACATAAATTTTATCTTATCTTTGCTACCATCAAACCAGCATAAAATAACTATCAAAAATACAGAGCCTCTTCCAAACTCGCTAAAAGCCTCTTTAAACGAATTAAATCTAGGATCATATGGAAAAAACGATACTACGGCAACGTAGATAATAAAAAATATAATAGCCAAAAATGCTGGTTTTGCACTATTGAAATTTGTTTTTAAATTTAAAAATAGTGCTTTTTTATCTATCAAAAACAAGCAAAAAACAAGCAAAAATGATAGGTAAAGAGATATATTTTTAACGGCGGTAAATTTAAAATGATGCTCAGTTATAAAAAATAGCGCCAAAAGTATCAAAATAACTATATCAAAATATTTAAAAAGCCTTGTTTTGCTCACGATTTTCCTTATGAAATAATTGTATTATAACCAACATTATATTAAAAAATAATGTAAAAACAGCTATTTTTATGTTAAAATGATTGAATGAAAAAGATAGTATTTCTAAGAACAGATCCAAGTGCTACTGGTGGGGCTGAAAGGTACTTGACACGACTTAAAAACGCCCTTAAAAACTCAGGCATAAACTCAGAGATAAGAAGTTTTAAAGGAAATAAAAAGTTAAGTTCATGGCTAAAAGCACTTAAATTTAATGCTCAAGTAAAAAACGAAAAAAACGAAGATGAAATATACTTCAGTTTAGACAGAGTCACATCAGCCGATATCTACAGGGCGGGCGATGGGGTGCATAAAGTTTATAGATCTTTAAAACCATTTTGGTTTTTTAATCCTTTAAATTTTGTATATGTTTATCTTGAGAAAAGATGCTTTTTAAATTCCAAAAGCATAATCACAAACTCAAATTTGATAAAACAGCAAATCATAGATACGTACGGTATCGATAAAGATAAAATAACAACTATATACAACGGTATAAATCTTCCGACAAAAGTAGAAAAAGGAAGTGCAAAAATGCGACTTTGCGAGAAATTCGGGCTAAATTACGAGCTTCCTATACTACTTTTTGTAGGAAGCGGTTTTAAAAGAAAAGGAGTAAGCGAGTTTCTAAGCATTATCTCAAAAATATCACTAGCCATAAACACAATTATAGTAGGTAGTGATAAAAATATAAAAAAATATAAAAATCTAGCAAAAAAACTAGGCATAAACGCCATATTTACAGGCAAACAAAGAGTCGTAAACGACTTTTATGAAGGTGCTGATATGTTTATATTTCCTACTCATTATGAGCCGTTTTCTAACGTTATTTTAGAAGCCCTTAGCTATGGATGCGTCTGCATAACAACTAGACAAAACGGTGCTAGCGAGATACTTGATAAAGATTTTATCATGGATCAACCTAAGAGTTTTGAGATAGCAAATTTCATAGAAAAAATCTTAAAAGACAACAAACTGCTTTCAAAAATACAAACTTCAAATTTAGAATTATCAAAAAAATTCAGCATAGAAGATAACGCTAAAAAAACGATGGAAATCATAAATGCGCATACTAATTGAACTGCCAACATGGCTAGGTGACTCCGTGATGGCGAGCGCCGCCGTGCAAAGTCTAGCTCTAAACTATCCAAACTGTAAAATAACTTTTTTTGGCTCAGAGATTAGCACGAGTATTTACAGCTCTTATCCAAACCGTGAAAATATTATTATCGATAATTCAAAAAAAGCTAGATTTAGACTATTTTATCTGCTAAAAACAGCTTTAAATTTAGATAAATTTGATATAGCCATAAGTTTCAGAAGTCATTTCTACTCAAAAGTATTTTTTAAATTTATAAAAGCAGACAAAAAAGCTATTTTTACACCTACAAAAAACGAAATTCATCAAGTGCAAAAATATATAAATTTTATTATTGATTGTATAAATTTAAAAAAAAGCACAGATGAGCTAAAGCTATATTTTACTCCTTTTAAATTTAAAAACAAAACTCTAGGAATAAATCCAGGAGCAAGCTACGGAAGTGCGAAAAGATGGTATCCGCAATATTTTGCAAACGTAGCGATAAATTTAAAAGAGAGTTATGAAGTTGTCGTTTTTGGAGGGAAAAATGAACAAAATATCTGCGATGAAATAGCATTAGAGCTTAAAAAAAACGGAGTTAAATACCAAAATTTATGTTGCAAAACCACCGTTTGCGAGCTCGCAAGCTTTATAGCGGGTCTTGATATGTTTATCACCAACGATAGCGGTCCTATGCATATAGCAGCGGCTTTTAAGGTACCGACTATAGCGCTTTTTGGACCTACTAAGTTCAAAGAAACTTCTCCATATAAAAACAACAATGCAAAGATATTGCATCTTGATTTAGACTGTATGCCCTGTATGAAGAGAGTTTGTCCTTTGAACTCGCACGAATGCATGAAAAATCTAACACCAAAAATGGTGCTAGATGCTATTTATACGCTAAATCTACAGCCCCGCAAATAGTATGAATCACTAAAATATGCATCTCTTGAATCCTAGCAGTATCATTAGCAGGTATTATCAAATTTAGATCACACAAATCATTCATAGCGCCTCCGCTTTTACCGCTTAGCCCAAGTGTTTTTAGTCCATTTTGCCTTGCCGTTTTTAGTGCTTTTAAAACATTTGCACTATTTCCGCTAGTAGAAATTCCTATCAAAATATCACCGCGTCTGCCTAAAGCTGCTGTTTGTCTTGCAAAAACCTCATCATAGCCATAGTCGTTTCCGATCGCAGTAAGAGCCGAAGTATCAGTGCTAAGAGCGATCCCGGCAAGCGGAGTTCTCTCTGTTTTATAACGCCCGGTAAGTTCTGCTGCAAAATGCTGAGAATCTGCAGCGCTTCCGCCATTTCCACATATTAAAACCTTACCGCCGTTCTTTAAAGTTTCAACCACCATTTCACACGCTTTTAAAACATTTTCATTTAACTCATAAACCATGTTTAAAGTCTCTTTGTGAGCTTCTAACTCATTTAAAAATATACTCATAATTACTCCTTAATTTATAGAAAAATCAGCCGCGGCCTTAGCATGAAGCAGCGTCGTATCAAATATCTTTATATCGCAATCGTCATCTTTTATTAAAAGACCTATCTCGGTGCATCCTAGTATGACGCTATCTACACCGAGTTTTTTTGACTCGTTTATTATTTTTATAAATTCAATTTTAGAGCTTTGTTTTATATTGCCGATGCATAATTCATTAAAAATCACGCTATTTATAAAATCCGTATCAGACTTATTTGGAACTACTACTTCTATGGAATTTTTAGATATTTTATCTTTATAAAAACTCTCTGTCATGGTGTATTTGGTACCAAGCAAAAGCGCCTTTTTAGATCCGTTTTGCTTCAAAGCTTGAGCAGTAACATCGGCGATATGGATAAAAGGTATTTTTAAACTAGCAGTTATCATATCGGCAACTTTATGCATAGTATTCGTACAGATCATCACACACTCGGCACCGGCTTTTTCTAAATTTAAAGCTGCGTCTAATAATACTTTACCACTTTTTTGCCACTCGTTTTGGCTTTGAAATTTTTCTATTTCATGAAAATCTAAGCTATAAACTATACATTTAGCGCTGTGCAAGCCTCCTAGCCTATCTCTTATCTCTTCATTTAATACTTTATAATACGTAAGAGTACTCTCCCAGCTCATACCGCCTATTAGCCCGACTACTCTCACAGGTTTCATCCTTTTATCTTATTAATTATATTCGTGGTGCTCTTTCCATCTACAAAATCTATCAACTTTACTTCACGAACAAACTCGCTTCCAACAACTTTTTTACCTGTATAATCGGCGCCTTTTACTAAAATATCGGGCTTTAACGTTTTTATCAAATTTAAAGGCGTATCCTCATCAAAAATCACGACAAAATCCACGAATTCCAAAGCAGCTAGCATACTTGCTCGGTCGCTTTGGGCATTTACTGGCCTATTGTCTCCTTTTAACTCTTTAACAGATCTATCGGAGTTTAGCCCTACAACAAGCATATCTCCTATCTTTTTTGCGCTTTGTAAATAACTAATATGTCCGAAATGAAGTATATCGAAACAACCGTTTGTAAATACCATAGTTTTACCGCTTCTATCCACTCTTAATAACTCGTCAAGACTTATAATCTTACGTTCAAAGCCGCTTTTCTTAGACTTCAAATTCTCGATTTCTCCCCAACTAGCGTCCGCACTTCCTACTTTACCGACTACCACAGCAGCCGCTAAATTTGCTATTTCTATAGACTCTTCTAAACTCATTTTGCTAGCAAGACAGTATCCAAGAGTAGCAAGCACGCTATCGCCTGCTCCTGTTACGTCAAATACTTCTTTTGCGAGTGCCGGAAATTTTTTCACATCTTCATCTAAAAGCGCTATTCCATCTTCGCTTAAAGTAATTAACGAATAATTAAGCTTAAATTTATCTTTAAGCATTTTTAAAGCGTGTTTTAAATCATCTTCGTCATTTATCCCAAATCCTAGCGCCTCGCTAGCTTCTTTTTTATTTGGTGTTAGCAAAGTAGCGCCGCTGTATTTTGAGTAATCTTTGCCTTTTGGATCTATTAAAACCATTTTCCCTGATTTTTTCGTGATTCTTATAATCTCTTTTGTAAGATATGGACTTAATACGCCCTTTCCGTAATCACTAAGTAAAACGATATCATATCCACTCAAAATATTTTCAAATTTAGATATGATATCATCGCTAACGCCTATCTCGCAAACACTTTCGGTATCTAGTCTGAGTACTTGTTGATGAGCTACCATAATGCGACTTTTTTGGCTGGATTTTCGTCCTTTTTCTTTGATGATAAGCTCGGTTTTAGCGCCTCTATCTTTTAGAAGTTCAAGTATCTCATCACCAACGTCATCATCACCGACAACACTTATAACGCCTACTTCGCTGCCAAGAGTTTTCAAATTTGAAACAACATTTCCTAAACCCCCCAAGCGTTTAGTTTCGTTTTTGATATTTACTACTTGCACGGGAGCTTCTGGGGAGATTCTATCGCAACTTCCCCACACGTAATGATCTATCATCAGATCTCCCACTACTAAAACATTAACCATTTAATTCTTCCTTAAAAATACGCCTAATCTCCGGCAAATAATCCTTAATTCCATCTTCTAAACTCCATTTTGGCTCATATTTTAATCCATTTTTTGTAGTAGCGATATTTGCTTGGGTATGAAACTGATACTGAGCAGTATAGGGATTTTTTATATATTCGTTTCCTAAATTTACACCGATTTCACGCTGTAAAATATCGGCGATATCTTGAAAACTCCTAGGATTTGCCGTTCCTACATTATAAATTCCGCTTATACCATTTATGGCTAGTTTATTTGCATTTATAACGTC from Campylobacter fetus subsp. fetus includes the following:
- the rfaQ gene encoding putative lipopolysaccharide heptosyltransferase III; translation: MKILVMKFRNIGDVLLTTPLLENLKHYYPDSKIHFALNKGCEAMIEGNPNIDKIHIYDRNEIKKKNAFRRIYLEYKFAKSLKNEKFDIVIQTTKGDRGLIIAKFCCAKTVVSYLAKNRIFNKFITHKIKEQGSTHTVLANLDALKALGYEPKNARVKIYFDDYSQDSKFKNIPNRFIHIHPMSRWLFKCIDDETLAKIIDFCELNLNHKVVLTCDKNPVELEKIQNILKNCSAKPVLFLGNLNLKEVAFLSSKSELFIGVDTAIMHIAAANNVPCIAFFGPSGAFHWGPWDNSCLKSGYTQKNGIQTMGKHKVIQKNLYCVPCGKDGCNGSKRSDCLINLDLNLIKNSISQFFKAE
- a CDS encoding polysaccharide deacetylase family protein, which encodes MSITVLMYHHVLPKSGFIASSLNEFESQMRFLSQNGYKTLSSDEFLKFKKGELKLPKKSIFITFDDGWRDNYYYAYPILKKYGLNATLFLVTSWIEKASEQNALRKAEFRPLSHKEAKQKIISDTAGLFLNWDEVEKMKDVFDFHSHTNGHDDAYFGNLRFEDDIFACKKIIKDRLGFDDAHLCWPRGQYDKSRLQAAKEIGYEIFYTTKRGINKPDNNLKYIKRVAVKKDYKWLKKTLFIYQNDILGSFYSALKN
- a CDS encoding glycosyltransferase family 9 protein — encoded protein: MYVIYYFLLYPFLLILAFFRKKTDKILIIQTAKIGDYANSTIIFGEASSTKGGKFDIVLDEININFANYDSRIENKFIINRYKKGVKKFILGFKLFFKSYDKIYVLMPNNLNLFLAKFAFSKHIITISHYKNSSLFYLLSKNAKVIHHTKEDLTLKTYLKMLDLELFQNELQKDMIKVKKIVQKPLFIPEKYENLFINENKFKIGLSLSAGNKMKTIIPQTWDKIFEILSKFDVEIYIFGVGDEINLLKNTDTKNIKIVSLVDKISLNELPFYISKMNLYISSDTGNYYIADTMEVPTICFMGPCFASEQRGVFNSLIIKSNLPPFSAVFDTIYKADAKKYFEITQKDEKNIYEFINNLYKSFLSDKDSFPN
- a CDS encoding glycosyltransferase family 4 protein translates to MKKILFIDTGLEYGGGTKSFLYLLGALLGKNEYKIYVYFENDYMVGDKKISQIIDKMGATFIYFKPKNRICKMKREILRVFSKKLLDKVLYTNDLKFAFDLLKSLSIHAVHLNNHFSTNLAYNEAANLLGIKVIQHLRKNSKIEDFKLSKLKKLNFLAISVSNSTYDFYANQIEISKNIVYNPVICSGLTTNKHSDNSDISIIMPANFLSLKGHSLVFDAFLSLKRDDIKLYLAGGEVDKKLIQKLQVLEKQGKVKYLGFVKNMDKIYAKSDYILGFSSDEGLPRVAIEGLSIGLGVIYSDISVIREIYNISSNKDNFHIVKRDSVSLLECLKKLKKPTSKEPDMSIISNFSLENYLCQIEKIYKDYL
- a CDS encoding glycosyltransferase family 9 protein; translated protein: MKINFYELVVKFLLRNKKVIKTNLVSESFKTVCFFSNTAIGDTLFNIPVFREFKKVYPDKKAIALLNPSNADLFINSPFIDEIILYNGKWSGFFKTLNILKSKNIDIAFLLHSNEPQATPLAVLSGIKYIFKLPNSKNEFNHFHSNSTLAYGKLRYIVLNRLEQLSFIGINSDNTRLELFLEDSCYKNVDKILKRSGGEKFIGFQMGASTVSRQWFLQRWKELGDLILKQTNAKIVLTGSPSEKHMCYALEKLLDSKNVLNLAGKFSIKEAAALIDRLDIFITPDTGPLHIAAALRTPTIALFIVAEPENSNPNFDTDIHKFIKKERTCEICVSKRCKYQACMLQIEAKEVFDILKEMI
- a CDS encoding glycosyltransferase family 4 protein; the encoded protein is MINILELESSLGFGGQEHRTMRLINALDESKFKVFYGLNRGSKSLEKPIKCSFVEFNLKKVYNIFTVIKICWFVKKNGIKIISTHSGKDGNIGSIVGKICGVKVVRTRHLQTPIKSPFSYNLSSKVVAVSNATKESLVRRGVKENLIEVIRTGVDTQKYTKNFKLNLKKELGLSEETVLIGIVAVLRAAKNHKLLVEAFNELNLPKTALVIIGDGPQKQNLENLIIGRNNIFMLGNRDNVSEFLGSLDIFVLPSNMEALGTAILEASSAGVACIGSRVGGIPEAIKDAQTGLLFENGNLESLKTALKILIENTDLRAEFAKNGIKYVKDSFSTEVMAKKTQQIYEELVNED